CGCGGGGCGGAATGCGCCACTCCCATGACAATTCGAAATTGTCAAAACGCTGGGTGGTAATGAGGTCCCCGCCACGTTGGCCGGCCAGCTTGACGAGCCAGCCGTTGGTCACCACCCACCCGGTGGTAGGCGGAGTGGCGCGACGCACGCTGCGCCAGCCTTCGAGATTGCGCCCATTGAACAACAGCCGCCAGCCTGCGGCCCGCTCCTGCTCGGTCAGGGTGTTGGGTTCGGCGCCGGCAAGGCCAAGCCCCGTCAGGAGCAGGACTCCATAAATAAACAGCGAGGTTCGTTGCATAAGGCGTGGTATGTTAATCCCCTCAGGGTTGAATGACAATCTTTCCCAGGACCTGCCGCTGGCGCAGCGCCGCAAACGCCTCCGGCACGCGCTCCAGCGGATGAATCGCATGGATCACCGGCTTGAGTTTGCCGGCGGCGGCCCAATCCAGCGTGGTCCGCATGTCAGCGCGGTTCCGCCCGTAACTGCCAATCAACCGCTGTTGTTTCACAAAGAACGGCCAGATGTCGAAAGTGATCTGCCGTCCCGCCGTGGCGCCACAGGTGACGATTGTCCCCCCGCGCGCCAAACAGTCCAGCAGTTTGGGCAGAATGTCGCCCCCCACATGTTCAACGACCAGGTCCACCCCGCGTTTATTGGTGATTTTGCGCACCTCACTCGTCCAGCGCGCGTCCGCCGTATCCAGCACCTGCTCCGCGCCCAATTGCAATCCCAGTTTCCGTTTGGCCTCCGTGGAGCCGGTGGTGATCACCCGCGCGCCCAGGCCCCTGGCAATCTGGATGGCCGCCGAGCCGACGCCACTGGCCGCCCCCATCACCAGCACCCAGTCGCCCGCCTTGACCGTTGCCCGGCTGGTCAGCATGTGCATGGCCGTGCTCCCGGCCAGGGTCAACGCCGCCGAGGTGACAAAATCCACCGTGTCCGGCAGCGCCACCAACAACCGCGCCGGCACGAGCACTTTTTCCGCAAACCCGCCGTCCCGCTGGATGCCCAGCAATTCGCTGCGCAGGCATTGCGATTCCTCCCCCTGTTTGCAGAATTCACATTGATCGCAGAAAATGTTGGATTGCACGGCCACCCGGTCCCCCGGCCGCCAGGCGGTCACCC
The DNA window shown above is from Verrucomicrobiia bacterium and carries:
- a CDS encoding zinc-binding dehydrogenase, yielding MKAVQLVAHGKPGRFEMRDLPDPRPGEGEVVVQVMACGLNHLDLWLEENGLPIQPILPRTAGCEIAGRVTQVGPGVTAWRPGDRVAVQSNIFCDQCEFCKQGEESQCLRSELLGIQRDGGFAEKVLVPARLLVALPDTVDFVTSAALTLAGSTAMHMLTSRATVKAGDWVLVMGAASGVGSAAIQIARGLGARVITTGSTEAKRKLGLQLGAEQVLDTADARWTSEVRKITNKRGVDLVVEHVGGDILPKLLDCLARGGTIVTCGATAGRQITFDIWPFFVKQQRLIGSYGRNRADMRTTLDWAAAGKLKPVIHAIHPLERVPEAFAALRQRQVLGKIVIQP